One window of the Corynebacterium glutamicum ATCC 13032 genome contains the following:
- a CDS encoding aa3-type cytochrome oxidase subunit IV, translating into MKSSAKLMYGPTVFMAAMAVIYIFATMHVSDGGSVKGVEWVGSVALVLSAGLTLMLGVYLHFTEVRVDVLPEDWEEAEVADKAGTLGFFSPSSIWPAAMSGAVGFLAFGVVYFHYWMIAVGLMLLIFTITKLNLQYGVPKEKH; encoded by the coding sequence ATGAAGTCTTCAGCAAAACTCATGTACGGCCCGACCGTATTCATGGCCGCAATGGCTGTCATCTACATCTTCGCAACAATGCACGTTAGTGATGGCGGCAGCGTTAAAGGTGTTGAGTGGGTCGGTTCTGTGGCCCTGGTCCTGTCAGCAGGTCTGACGCTTATGCTCGGTGTCTACCTTCACTTCACTGAAGTCCGCGTAGATGTTCTTCCAGAGGACTGGGAAGAGGCTGAGGTTGCCGACAAGGCAGGAACCCTCGGGTTCTTCAGCCCAAGCTCCATTTGGCCGGCAGCTATGTCCGGTGCGGTTGGATTCCTTGCATTCGGCGTTGTGTACTTCCACTACTGGATGATCGCAGTTGGTCTGATGCTCCTGATCTTCACGATCACCAAGCTCAACCTTCAGTACGGCGTGCCAAAAGAAAAGCACTAG
- a CDS encoding aa3-type cytochrome oxidase subunit II, with translation MEQQNKRGLKRKALLGGVLGLGGLAMAGCEVAPPGGVLGDFLRMGWPDGITPEAVAMGNFWSWVWVAAWIIGIIMWGLFLTAIFAWGAKRAEKRGEGEFPKQLQYNVPLELVLTIVPIIIVMVLFFFTVQTQDKVTALDKNPEVTVDVTAYQWNWKFGYSEIDGSLAPGGQDYQGSDPERQAAAEASKKDPSGDNPIHGNSKSDVSYLEFNRIETLGTTDEIPVMVLPVNTPIEFNLASADVAHSFWVPEFLFKRDAYAHPEANKSQRVFQIEEITEEGAFVGRCAEMCGTYHAMMNFELRVVDRDSFAEYISFRDSNPDATNAQALEHIGQAPYATSTSPFVSDRTATRDGENTQSNA, from the coding sequence GTGGAACAGCAAAATAAGCGTGGTTTAAAGCGCAAGGCCCTGCTTGGCGGTGTCTTGGGCTTAGGTGGCCTCGCCATGGCAGGCTGTGAAGTCGCCCCTCCTGGCGGTGTGCTTGGAGATTTCCTACGTATGGGTTGGCCTGATGGCATTACCCCTGAAGCAGTGGCCATGGGTAACTTCTGGTCATGGGTCTGGGTTGCTGCCTGGATCATCGGCATCATCATGTGGGGTCTATTCCTCACCGCCATCTTTGCCTGGGGCGCAAAGAGGGCTGAAAAGCGCGGCGAGGGTGAATTCCCTAAGCAGCTCCAGTACAACGTTCCACTTGAGCTCGTTCTGACGATCGTTCCGATCATCATTGTTATGGTGCTGTTCTTCTTCACCGTTCAAACTCAGGACAAGGTCACCGCTCTGGATAAGAACCCAGAGGTTACCGTGGACGTCACCGCTTACCAGTGGAACTGGAAGTTCGGATACTCCGAAATTGATGGCTCACTGGCACCTGGTGGACAGGATTACCAAGGAAGCGACCCGGAGCGTCAGGCAGCTGCCGAGGCTTCCAAGAAGGATCCTTCTGGAGATAACCCAATTCACGGCAACTCAAAGTCTGACGTTTCTTACCTTGAGTTCAACCGAATTGAAACCCTCGGAACCACTGATGAAATCCCAGTGATGGTTCTTCCTGTGAACACCCCAATCGAGTTCAACCTCGCATCTGCTGACGTTGCACACTCCTTCTGGGTTCCAGAGTTCCTCTTCAAGCGAGATGCTTACGCACACCCTGAGGCAAACAAGTCCCAGCGTGTCTTCCAGATTGAAGAGATCACTGAGGAAGGCGCATTCGTTGGTCGCTGTGCAGAAATGTGCGGTACTTACCACGCAATGATGAACTTCGAGCTTCGTGTCGTCGATCGCGATTCCTTCGCTGAGTACATCAGCTTCCGTGACTCCAACCCAGACGCAACCAACGCTCAGGCACTTGAGCACATTGGTCAAGCTCCTTACGCTACTTCCACTAGCCCATTCGTTTCCGATCGCACCGCAACCCGCGACGGCGAAAACACTCAGAGCAACGCTTAA
- the asnB gene encoding asparagine synthase (glutamine-hydrolyzing), with amino-acid sequence MCGLLGILTANGNAEAFVPALERALPCMRHRGPDDAGTWHDADAAFGFNRLSIIDIAHSHQPLRWGPADEPDRYAMTFNGEIYNYVELRKELSDLGYAFNTSGDGEPIVVGFHHWGESVVEHLRGMFGIAIWDTKEKSLFLARDQFGIKPLFYATTEHGTVFSSEKKTILEMAEEMNLDLGLDKRTIEHYVDLQYVPEPDTLHAQISRLESGCTATVRPGGKLEQKRYFKPQFPVQKVVKGKEQDLFDRIAQVLEDSVEKHMRADVTVGSFLSGGIDSTAIAALAKRHNPDLLTFTTGFEREGYSEVDVAAESAAAIGAEHIVKIVSPEEYANAIPKIMWYLDDPVADPSLVPLYFVAAEARKHVKVVLSGEGADELFGGYTIYKEPLSLAPFEKIPSPLRKGLGKLSKVLPDGMKGKSLLERGSMTMEERYYGNARSFNFEQMQRVIPWAKREWDHREVTAPIYAQSRNFDPVARMQHLDLFTWMRGDILVKADKINMANSLELRVPFLDKEVFKVAETIPYDLKIANGTTKYALRRALEQIVPPHVLHRKKLGFPVPMRHWLAGDELFGWAQDTIKESGTEDIFNKQAVLDMLNEHRDGVSDHSRRLWTVLSFMVWHGIFVENRIDPQIEDRSYPVEL; translated from the coding sequence ATGTGCGGCCTTCTTGGCATATTGACTGCAAATGGGAACGCTGAAGCATTCGTTCCTGCACTCGAGCGGGCCTTGCCATGCATGCGCCACCGTGGTCCTGACGATGCCGGCACTTGGCATGACGCCGATGCAGCGTTTGGATTCAACCGCCTCTCCATCATTGATATTGCACACTCCCACCAACCACTGCGTTGGGGACCTGCGGATGAACCCGACCGCTACGCAATGACTTTCAACGGTGAGATCTACAACTACGTTGAGCTGCGTAAAGAGCTCTCGGATTTGGGATATGCCTTTAATACTTCTGGCGATGGCGAGCCAATTGTTGTCGGTTTCCACCACTGGGGCGAGTCCGTGGTCGAGCATCTCCGCGGAATGTTCGGCATTGCCATTTGGGATACAAAGGAAAAGTCGCTTTTCCTTGCGCGTGATCAGTTCGGCATTAAGCCACTGTTCTACGCAACCACCGAGCATGGCACCGTGTTCTCCTCAGAGAAGAAGACCATCTTGGAGATGGCCGAGGAGATGAATCTAGATCTGGGCCTTGATAAGCGCACCATTGAGCACTACGTGGACTTGCAGTACGTGCCCGAGCCAGATACCCTTCACGCGCAGATTTCCCGCTTGGAGTCAGGCTGCACCGCAACAGTTCGTCCGGGCGGCAAGCTGGAACAGAAGCGTTACTTCAAGCCTCAGTTCCCAGTACAGAAGGTCGTAAAGGGTAAGGAGCAGGACCTCTTCGATCGCATTGCCCAGGTGTTGGAGGATAGCGTCGAAAAGCATATGCGTGCCGACGTGACCGTAGGCTCGTTCCTTTCCGGCGGCATTGACTCAACCGCAATTGCGGCGCTTGCAAAGCGCCACAACCCTGACCTGCTCACCTTCACCACCGGTTTCGAGCGTGAAGGCTACTCGGAGGTCGATGTGGCTGCGGAGTCCGCCGCTGCGATTGGCGCTGAGCACATCGTGAAGATTGTCTCGCCTGAGGAATACGCCAACGCGATTCCTAAGATCATGTGGTACTTGGATGATCCTGTAGCTGACCCATCATTGGTCCCGCTGTACTTCGTGGCAGCGGAAGCACGTAAGCACGTCAAGGTTGTGCTGTCTGGCGAGGGCGCAGATGAGCTGTTCGGTGGATACACCATTTACAAGGAGCCGCTATCGCTTGCTCCATTTGAGAAGATCCCTTCCCCACTACGTAAAGGCCTGGGAAAGCTCAGCAAGGTTCTGCCAGACGGCATGAAGGGCAAGTCCCTTCTTGAGCGTGGCTCCATGACCATGGAAGAGCGCTACTACGGCAACGCTCGCTCCTTCAATTTCGAGCAGATGCAACGCGTTATTCCATGGGCAAAGCGCGAATGGGACCACCGCGAAGTCACTGCGCCGATCTACGCACAGTCCCGCAACTTTGATCCAGTAGCCCGCATGCAACACCTGGATCTGTTCACCTGGATGCGCGGCGACATCCTGGTCAAGGCTGACAAGATCAACATGGCGAACTCCCTTGAGCTGCGAGTTCCATTCTTGGATAAGGAAGTTTTCAAGGTTGCAGAGACCATTCCTTACGACCTGAAGATTGCCAACGGTACCACCAAGTACGCGCTGCGCAGGGCACTCGAGCAGATTGTTCCGCCTCACGTTTTGCACCGCAAGAAGCTGGGCTTCCCTGTTCCCATGCGCCACTGGCTTGCCGGCGATGAGCTGTTCGGTTGGGCGCAGGACACCATCAAGGAATCCGGTACTGAAGATATCTTCAACAAGCAGGCTGTGCTGGATATGCTGAACGAGCACCGCGATGGCGTGTCAGATCATTCCCGTCGACTGTGGACTGTTCTGTCATTTATGGTGTGGCACGGCATTTTTGTGGAAAACCGCATTGATCCACAGATTGAGGACCGCTCCTACCCAGTCGAGCTTTAA